From Camelina sativa cultivar DH55 chromosome 5, Cs, whole genome shotgun sequence:
GAGGAAGCCCAACTGTTTTACTATTTCATCAAGTCTGAGAACAATCCAAAAGAAGACCCTCTTCTACTATGGTTAAATGGAGGACCAGGATGTTCTTCTCTCACTGCCCTTCTTTCCGAGATTGGTAAGTCTATACTTTTTTCCTCTTGCTCTAAGGGTTATATTCAAAGCTAAGGTGGTTCAAAGTgggttaaaatatatatataggtcctGTGGCTTTGAAGTCCGAGGTTTACAATGGAAGTGTCCCTTCTATGTTCTCTACTACATATTCATGGACAAAGGTAGCTGCAAGGGAAGTATATATGTTCATATGTCGATCTCAAACCCAATCAAGATCTATTATTAATGATATTAAATTTGGCATAATTTTGTAGGTAGCGAACATAATATTCTTGGACCAGCCTGTTGGAGCTGGCTTCTCATATTCAAGAACTTCACTTGATAAAACTAGTGACACAAATGAAGTTAAGATGATCCATGAGTTTCTTCAAAAGGTTATACGACAAaccttcttttattgttttttttttgttttttttttacatttttcgtGGTTCCGTATAGCTCTTGTGTAAGTTCAACGCTTCTCATTACCTTCTAAGTGATTTCAAGCTTTACACGTTCTGATTTTTTAATTGGTATTCAGCCAGCGTGTAGCTCATCGATTAAggtggttttttcttttttttttgtttcatagtGGTTAAGCAAACATCCACAATTTATCTCCAACCCATTTTACGCTACCGGAGACTCTTATGCCGGTATGATTGTTCCGGTCCTTGTTGACGAAATCTCAAAAGGTATAACATATACACTTTTATTAAGTAATCCAATGTTTCTTTCTCTCATGTTTTAACAATATCGATATTGTGATGCAGGGAATTATATATGTTGCAACCCTCCTATAAATCTACAGGTCATTGATATTTGATCATTTCTACTTACCTTATgtacatatatagtttcaaGAACATGATCAAGTTGCCGATCATATTTGTTGCCGAAAACAGGGTTATGTGCTCGGAAACCCGATAACACATGATCAAGTTGAACTAGACTATCGTATTCCATTTGTTCATGGAATGTCATTAATATCTGATGAACTCTACCAGGTACGAAATATGTGTcatgcttaattaattaatttgttactagagttttttttttcttttttatatatttatttctgtgTTTTTATACAAACCTTATAGCTTGCCAAGTTTGAAAGcctaaaattatataacaatgtTCGAaatctaaatattatttttacagtCACTGAAGAGATTTTGCAAAGGAAATTATTACAATGTGGATCCACGTAACACAAAATGTTTGAAAGTTGTTCAAGAATACCATAAGGTACACACACTTTGAAATTTGGTCGATACTTTTTTCTCTCCGTAACAAATATCATCACtaattcagttttatttttattggtgTTTACAGTGCactgacaaaataaatatacatcaTATATTATTCCCAAATTGTGATGACACAATTACACAAAATATAGCTCCTGATTGCTTTGTAAGTAACACATCTTTCCTCCATCTAGTGACCCATGTAAAAAAGTTGACTTCATCTGTTTTCAAAATCctacacaaaatatatttccTCATTGCTTTATAAGTATTTTACCAATTTTTTGCCTAATAGaaaagtaaatgaaaaaaaaaacaaataaaagcgAAGATCGTTTACGCGACTAATAtgatgaaattatattattaactcTATTTAATTACTCTACCATATTTTGCAATTACTTCATGATCAAAGATCAAAGTCCTTACTCCTTAGTATAGCTAGATAGGCAATATCTAAGTAAACATGTTAATTTAATGTTTAATGAGATTGTGATATACTGGCCAATGTATCTATCTTACCTAGTCATCTACTCTGTATAAAAATAGAGTTGTTAATcgggaaaaaaacttaaaaatacctcatctattttttatttggacgtttaatacctcgtcttttttggttggNNNNNNNNNNNNNNNNNNNNNNNNNNNNNNNNNNNNNNNNNNNNNNNNNNNNNNNNNNNNNNNNNNNNNNNNNNNNNNNNNNNNNNNNNNNNNNNNNNNNNNNNNNNNNNNNNNNNNNNNNNNNNNNNNNNNNNNNNNNNNNNNNNNNNNNNNNNNNNNNNNNNNNNNNNNNNNNNNNNNNNNNNNNNNNNNNNNNNNNNNNNNNNNNNNNNNNNNNNNNNNNNNNNNNNNNNNNNNNNNNNNNNNNNNNNNNNNNNNNNNNNNNNNNNNNNNNNNNNNNNNNNNNNNNNNNNNNNNNNNNNNNNNNNNNNNNNNNNNNNNNNNNNNNNNNNNNNNNNNNNNNNNNNNNNNNNNNNNNNNNNNNNNNNNNNNNNNNNNNNNNNNNNNNNNNNNNNNNNNNNNNNNNNNNNNNNNNNNNNNNNNNNNNNNNNNNNNNNNNNNNNNNNNNNNNNNNNNNNNNNNNNNNNNNNNNNNNNNNNNNNNNNNNNNNNNNNNNNNNNNNNNNNNNNNNNNNNNNNNNNNNNNNNNNNNNNNNNNNNNNN
This genomic window contains:
- the LOC104785944 gene encoding serine carboxypeptidase-like 9 isoform X1, whose amino-acid sequence is MSLILKFLLLLLFFLSHHAYSGSIIKFLPGFDGPLPFELETGYIGIGEEEEAQLFYYFIKSENNPKEDPLLLWLNGGPGCSSLTALLSEIGPVALKSEVYNGSVPSMFSTTYSWTKVANIIFLDQPVGAGFSYSRTSLDKTSDTNEVKMIHEFLQKWLSKHPQFISNPFYATGDSYAGMIVPVLVDEISKGNYICCNPPINLQGYVLGNPITHDQVELDYRIPFVHGMSLISDELYQSLKRFCKGNYYNVDPRNTKCLKVVQEYHKCTDKINIHHILFPNCDDTITQNIAPDCFKRLIMQYYKYYLFERWANKESVRKALQIKKGSKVEWVRYNHTIPYDRNIISSVPYHMNNSINGYRSLIFSGDHDMVLPSIATQAWIKSLNYSITHDWKPWMINDQIAGYTRTYANKMTFSTIKGCGHTPEYLPEESSILFKRWINGQLL
- the LOC104785944 gene encoding serine carboxypeptidase-like 9 isoform X2 gives rise to the protein MSLILKFLLLLLFFLSHHAYSGSIIKFLPGFDGPLPFELETGYIGIGEEEEAQLFYYFIKSENNPKEDPLLLWLNGGPGCSSLTALLSEIGPVALKSEVYNGSVPSMFSTTYSWTKVANIIFLDQPVGAGFSYSRTSLDKTSDTNEVKMIHEFLQKWLSKHPQFISNPFYATGDSYAGMIVPVLVDEISKGNYICCNPPINLQGYVLGNPITHDQVELDYRIPFVHGMSLISDELYQSLKRFCKGNYYNVDPRNTKCLKVVQEYHKCTDKINIHHILFPNCDDTITQNIAPDCFYYKYYLFERWANKESVRKALQIKKGSKVEWVRYNHTIPYDRNIISSVPYHMNNSINGYRSLIFSGDHDMVLPSIATQAWIKSLNYSITHDWKPWMINDQIAGYTRTYANKMTFSTIKGCGHTPEYLPEESSILFKRWINGQLL
- the LOC104785944 gene encoding serine carboxypeptidase-like 9 isoform X4 — encoded protein: MSLILKFLLLLLFFLSHHAYSGSIIKFLPGFDGPLPFELETGYIGIGEEEEAQLFYYFIKSENNPKEDPLLLWLNGGPGCSSLTALLSEIGPVALKSEVYNGSVPSMFSTTYSWTKVANIIFLDQPVGAGFSYSRTSLDKTSDTNEVKMIHEFLQKWLSKHPQFISNPFYATGDSYAGMIVPVLVDEISKGNYICCNPPINLQGYVLGNPITHDQVELDYRIPFVHGMSLISDELYQSLKRFCKGNYYNVDPRNTKCLKVVQEYHKCTDKINIHHILFPNCDDTITQNIAPDCFW
- the LOC104785944 gene encoding serine carboxypeptidase-like 9 isoform X3 — protein: MSLILKFLLLLLFFLSHHAYSGSIIKFLPGFDGPLPFELETGYIGIGEEEEAQLFYYFIKSENNPKEDPLLLWLNGGPGCSSLTALLSEIGPVALKSEVYNGSVPSMFSTTYSWTKVANIIFLDQPVGAGFSYSRTSLDKTSDTNEVKMIHEFLQKWLSKHPQFISNPFYATGDSYAGMIVPVLVDEISKGNYICCNPPINLQGYVLGNPITHDQVELDYRIPFVHGMSLISDELYQSLKRFCKGNYYNVDPRNTKCLKVVQEYHKCTDKINIHHILFPNCDDTITQNIAPDCFKRLIMQYYKYYLFERWANKESVRKALQIKKGSKVEWVRYNHTIPYDRNIISSVPYHMNNSINGYRSLIFSVGVAVWAKHLQI
- the LOC104785944 gene encoding serine carboxypeptidase-like 9 isoform X5, with the translated sequence MSLILKFLLLLLFFLSHHAYSGSIIKFLPGFDGPLPFELETGYIGIGEEEEAQLFYYFIKSENNPKEDPLLLWLNGGPGCSSLTALLSEIGPVALKSEVYNGSVPSMFSTTYSWTKVANIIFLDQPVGAGFSYSRTSLDKTSDTNEVKMIHEFLQKWLSKHPQFISNPFYATGDSYAGMIVPVLVDEISKGNYICCNPPINLQGYVLGNPITHDQVELDYRIPFVHGMSLISDELYQSLKRFCKGNYYNVDPRNTKCLKVVQEYHKCTDKINIHHILFPNCDDTITQNIAPDCFYYKYYLFERWANKESVRKALQIKKGSKVEWVRYNHTIPYDRNIISSVPYHMNNSINGYRSLIFSGDHDMVLPSIATQAWIKSLNYSITHDWKPWMINDQIAGYTRTYANKMTFSTIKASVDTRQSIYQKSPRSYSKGGSMANFYNRASSKN